One genomic region from Arthrobacter sp. FB24 encodes:
- a CDS encoding acyltransferase yields MITIAATADVGESASIGDGSRIWHLAQIREDAVLGSNCNIGRGAYVGPAVQLGNNCKVQNYALVYEPARLSDGVFIGPAAVLTNDLHPRAITPEGTLKGSEDWVAVGVTVGKGASVGARAVCIAPLTIGEWATVAAGAVVTRDVPAYAVVGGVPARQMGWVGEAGHPLKQDDGGSWLCPVTGRRYFEINGQLVPADKY; encoded by the coding sequence ATGATCACGATCGCCGCCACAGCGGACGTGGGAGAGTCCGCCAGCATCGGAGACGGCTCCCGGATCTGGCATTTGGCACAGATCAGAGAGGACGCCGTCCTGGGCAGCAATTGCAACATCGGCCGGGGAGCCTACGTGGGGCCGGCCGTCCAGCTGGGTAACAACTGCAAAGTCCAGAACTACGCGCTGGTCTACGAACCGGCGCGCCTGTCCGACGGCGTCTTCATCGGCCCGGCGGCCGTGCTTACCAACGACCTGCACCCGAGGGCCATCACTCCAGAAGGAACACTCAAGGGATCGGAGGACTGGGTCGCCGTGGGTGTGACTGTCGGCAAGGGCGCATCCGTCGGTGCACGGGCCGTCTGCATCGCCCCCCTGACCATCGGTGAGTGGGCCACCGTGGCGGCCGGCGCCGTCGTGACCAGGGATGTCCCTGCCTATGCGGTGGTGGGCGGAGTGCCTGCCCGGCAAATGGGCTGGGTGGGTGAGGCCGGCCACCCGCTCAAGCAGGACGACGGCGGCAGCTGGCTCTGCCCCGTTACCGGACGCCGTTACTTCGAAATCAATGGGCAGCTCGTGCCCGCCGACAAGTATTAA
- a CDS encoding VanZ family protein — translation MTPRRRTVLLLLLYLAVLACIGFWPTPVERPVSGLLRSFLRFLQDQPLTAGIRSGHVEVAANVLLFVPFGLLIAGLLPARRWWLAAGAGLLGSVAIEAIQFLALDQRQASLRDVASNTLGALLGALAAVLARRRHRQPLTTPVSGTTIPGRNT, via the coding sequence ATGACCCCTCGTCGCAGAACCGTTCTCTTGCTGCTGCTCTATCTGGCCGTCCTGGCGTGCATCGGCTTTTGGCCCACACCTGTGGAACGCCCCGTCTCCGGCCTCCTCCGCAGCTTCCTGCGGTTCCTGCAGGACCAGCCCTTAACGGCGGGAATCAGGTCCGGGCATGTGGAGGTGGCCGCCAATGTCCTGCTCTTCGTGCCTTTTGGACTGCTGATAGCCGGTCTGCTGCCGGCACGCCGCTGGTGGCTTGCTGCTGGGGCGGGACTGCTGGGATCCGTAGCCATTGAGGCAATCCAGTTCCTCGCCCTCGACCAGCGGCAGGCAAGCCTGCGCGACGTCGCCAGCAACACACTGGGTGCCCTGCTCGGTGCGCTCGCAGCCGTGTTGGCGCGGCGCCGCCACAGGCAACCACTCACAACGCCGGTCTCCGGCACCACTATCCCCGGGAGGAACACATGA
- a CDS encoding DegT/DnrJ/EryC1/StrS family aminotransferase codes for MTLSPTFPLSVPLVDLGAQQQEIAEEVESGIREVFARTSFIGGPEVAEFEQAYAGFLGARHCVGVANGTDALELGLRAAGVGPGGEVILPANTFIATAEAVSRIGAIPVPVDVDPDYLLIDPARVSEAVTTATQAIVAVHLFGQTAFVEKLKAAAFGCGAVIVEDAAQAQGASRHGRFAGTLGSVAGTSFYPGKNLGAAGDAGAVLTNDDAIAARVRLLGAHGSSVKYEHDAIGMNSRLDTIQAVVLNSKLRRLAAWNERRREAAARYTEMLKDVPGIVLPRSADGNFDVWHLYVIRILDRDRVLAALNGAGIGAGIHYPVPMHLSRAYRHLGLCRGSFPVAEEAAATMLSLPIYPHITERQQEYVIGQLLAAMDRS; via the coding sequence ATGACTCTTTCACCAACTTTCCCCTTGTCCGTACCTCTCGTTGACCTCGGCGCCCAACAGCAGGAAATCGCCGAGGAGGTCGAGAGCGGCATCCGGGAGGTTTTCGCGCGGACCTCCTTCATCGGCGGTCCGGAGGTCGCAGAGTTCGAGCAGGCCTACGCCGGTTTCCTCGGTGCCCGGCACTGCGTCGGCGTCGCCAACGGCACCGATGCATTGGAACTGGGCCTCCGTGCGGCCGGGGTCGGGCCCGGCGGTGAGGTCATTCTGCCGGCCAATACCTTCATTGCCACAGCCGAGGCCGTAAGCCGGATCGGGGCCATCCCGGTACCCGTGGACGTGGACCCCGATTATCTGCTGATCGATCCAGCCCGGGTCAGCGAAGCAGTGACCACGGCGACCCAGGCGATCGTGGCCGTACACCTGTTCGGGCAGACAGCCTTCGTTGAAAAGCTAAAGGCTGCCGCTTTCGGCTGCGGCGCCGTCATCGTCGAAGACGCGGCCCAGGCGCAGGGCGCGTCCCGGCACGGACGGTTCGCCGGCACCTTGGGAAGCGTTGCTGGCACGAGTTTTTACCCGGGCAAGAACCTCGGGGCGGCCGGGGATGCCGGGGCGGTCCTGACTAATGATGACGCGATAGCTGCCCGGGTCCGCCTGCTGGGCGCCCATGGCAGCTCCGTCAAGTACGAACACGACGCGATCGGCATGAACTCGAGGCTGGACACCATCCAGGCAGTGGTGCTGAACTCCAAGCTGCGGCGCCTTGCGGCCTGGAACGAACGACGGCGGGAGGCCGCCGCCCGCTATACGGAAATGCTCAAGGACGTACCCGGCATTGTGCTGCCCCGCTCGGCCGATGGCAACTTCGACGTCTGGCACCTCTACGTCATCCGGATCCTGGACCGGGACCGCGTGCTCGCCGCGCTGAACGGGGCAGGAATCGGCGCCGGCATCCACTATCCGGTTCCAATGCACCTGAGCCGCGCGTACCGGCATCTGGGGTTGTGCCGGGGGTCATTCCCCGTCGCAGAAGAAGCCGCGGCAACGATGCTCTCCCTGCCGATCTACCCGCATATCACCGAACGGCAGCAGGAGTATGTCATAGGCCAGTTGCTCGCGGCCATGGACCGGTCATGA
- a CDS encoding glycosyltransferase — translation MRVLVYPHDLGIGGSQINAIELAGAVHRLGHETIVFGRPGPLVEKVRELGLEFVAAPEMGRRPSVAVTRALAGLVESRCIDILHGYEWPPSLECYLAARRLTRVAAVSTVMSMAVAPFIPKHVPLTVGTHQIAEAEAGIGRSAVTVLEPPVDVDANRPGLDLAQGELRRRWGIADAGHVVAVVSRLARELKLEGILSAMEAVASLPAGMRVCLLIAGDGPECAEVTERAAQINLRTGRQTVVLAGELADPRAAYDVADVCLGMGGSALRALAFGKPLVVQGEEGFWELLTPSSLETFLWQGWYGVGSGQAGGASTLRQILFEILPAEGLRAELGDFGRRVVVHRYSLGHAAEAQLATYAAALDAVSSGRRATFRELEAAGHFLRYKSRRLQARLTGRGSADDFNASPVAAAQPVQAFSAGVSGPVARMAGTSPWRSRP, via the coding sequence ATGAGAGTCCTTGTCTACCCACACGACCTCGGCATCGGGGGAAGCCAGATCAACGCCATCGAGCTCGCCGGTGCCGTTCACCGGCTGGGCCACGAGACCATCGTGTTCGGGCGGCCAGGTCCGCTCGTTGAAAAAGTCCGTGAGTTGGGGCTGGAATTCGTGGCTGCCCCGGAGATGGGCAGGCGGCCTTCCGTGGCCGTGACCCGGGCATTGGCCGGGCTTGTTGAGAGCCGGTGTATCGACATCCTGCACGGTTACGAGTGGCCGCCTTCGTTGGAATGCTATCTGGCGGCACGCAGACTGACCCGGGTGGCTGCGGTTTCCACGGTCATGTCCATGGCCGTCGCGCCGTTCATCCCCAAACATGTTCCGCTGACGGTCGGAACCCATCAAATCGCGGAAGCCGAAGCCGGCATCGGCCGCTCGGCCGTCACCGTGCTGGAGCCCCCCGTCGACGTGGATGCGAACCGTCCCGGCCTTGACCTTGCGCAGGGAGAGCTCCGGAGAAGGTGGGGTATCGCAGACGCCGGGCATGTTGTGGCGGTCGTGTCCCGCCTCGCCCGGGAGCTCAAGCTGGAGGGCATCCTCAGCGCCATGGAGGCGGTGGCATCCCTCCCGGCCGGAATGCGGGTTTGCCTGCTCATCGCCGGTGATGGCCCGGAGTGTGCGGAAGTTACCGAGAGGGCGGCACAGATCAATCTCCGCACCGGCCGGCAGACGGTTGTCCTGGCCGGTGAACTTGCGGACCCCCGGGCGGCTTACGATGTGGCCGACGTTTGCCTTGGCATGGGCGGATCGGCGCTGCGCGCGCTGGCCTTCGGCAAACCGCTCGTAGTCCAGGGTGAAGAAGGTTTCTGGGAGCTCCTGACGCCTTCCTCACTTGAGACCTTCCTGTGGCAGGGATGGTACGGCGTGGGCAGCGGGCAGGCCGGCGGCGCGTCCACCCTCCGCCAGATACTGTTTGAGATCCTGCCGGCCGAGGGTCTTCGCGCTGAACTCGGGGACTTCGGCAGGCGCGTTGTGGTGCACCGCTATTCGTTAGGACACGCTGCGGAGGCCCAGCTGGCCACCTACGCGGCCGCCCTGGATGCGGTGTCATCCGGCCGACGAGCGACCTTCCGCGAACTCGAGGCTGCCGGCCACTTCCTCCGCTACAAAAGCCGCCGGCTGCAGGCGCGCCTGACCGGCCGGGGCTCTGCTGACGATTTCAACGCCAGCCCCGTCGCAGCCGCACAACCGGTGCAGGCATTCTCTGCCGGAGTTTCCGGCCCGGTTGCCAGGATGGCCGGCACCAGTCCTTGGCGGAGCCGGCCATGA
- a CDS encoding acetyltransferase, giving the protein MADLILIAASGLAREVLATVRDSGQFDVVGILDDDAGRAGTTMDGSHILGPISHALNYPDAKVVVCVGAGNTRAGIVARLAELGFPERRYATVVDASVRLPEGCRIGHGNILLGHVTLTADVTIGNHVVVMPGVTLTHDDAVEDFATFAAGVSLGGGVRVGQAAYLGMNSCVRERTAIGAGATVGMGAVVLADVPAGETWAGVPARAIERVMHTAAVSGGER; this is encoded by the coding sequence GTGGCTGACCTTATTCTCATCGCGGCCAGCGGGCTCGCCCGCGAAGTGCTCGCCACAGTGCGCGACAGCGGCCAGTTCGACGTCGTGGGAATCCTCGACGACGATGCCGGCAGGGCGGGCACCACAATGGACGGCTCGCACATCCTGGGACCGATCAGCCACGCGCTCAACTACCCGGACGCGAAGGTGGTGGTCTGCGTGGGCGCAGGCAACACGCGGGCCGGGATAGTGGCCAGGCTTGCCGAACTCGGATTCCCGGAGCGGCGCTACGCCACCGTGGTGGACGCCTCGGTCCGGCTCCCGGAAGGGTGCCGGATCGGCCACGGCAACATCCTGCTGGGCCATGTCACCCTGACAGCCGACGTCACCATCGGCAACCACGTGGTGGTGATGCCCGGGGTAACCCTCACCCACGACGACGCGGTGGAGGATTTCGCCACGTTCGCGGCCGGCGTGTCGCTGGGCGGCGGTGTCCGGGTGGGACAGGCCGCCTACCTGGGCATGAACTCCTGCGTGCGGGAACGGACGGCCATCGGTGCCGGCGCCACCGTGGGGATGGGGGCCGTAGTCCTGGCCGACGTTCCGGCCGGAGAAACCTGGGCCGGCGTTCCGGCGCGGGCCATTGAACGCGTCATGCACACAGCTGCTGTTTCAGGAGGCGAACGATGA
- a CDS encoding WecB/TagA/CpsF family glycosyltransferase: MENLDADKVILGGTPVDLMDPEPALELILARAGQRGLPPLGVASVNLDHLHHFGAGGRWEGTLHADPSSTVDWLYLLDGAPLVSQSQRLTGHRWPRLAGSDLASPLLDRAEQLGLRVGFLGGSSENQQLLAQKIAEEHPRLQVAGMWSPDREELASACDSERIAAAIAAAGTQILYVGLGKPRQELWIDHYAALTGAAVLLAFGAAVDFLAGRVHRAPQWASDHGLEWGYRLALEPKRLASRYLVDGPPAYIKLRTASCTVPHARLESAPSAPPAPRTPGRFTGPEGAADAAVVVVTFNSAKGVGPLLASLREETADLTLRVLVADNSSSDGTLALVRSAHPDVIAFATGGNLGYSGGINAAMRQAGDSATVVVLNPDVTVERGSLKTMMHRLRSSRAGAVVPRLLDENGATSPSLYREPSLANATGDALLGRRFPDRPGWLAGTDYNPESYAHPHTVHWATGAALMVRRSLADSLAWDESYFLYSEEVDFFRGLRTMGETIWYEPAAAMTHAGAGSGASPRLNALLAVNRVRYIRKYHSSAYAKVFHGAVILSELLRCWKPDRRGVLRTVLDEGSWTDLPGATRDPDPAHFPGGSVIIPAHNEASVIARTLAPLAPLAAAGQIEVVVVCNGCSDNTAAIARGFAGVTVLEIGRPSKSAALNAGDAAATKWPRLYLDADVQISRHAVRDVLTALEAGGPLAARPAVQFDLQDAHPLIHSYYRTRLRLPSARNRLWAGGVYGLSEQGRKRFQEFPDLTADDLFVDRLFEPSEKAVLDVDPVVIRPPRTPRDQVAVLHRVYRGNAEQNGDAGQHSTARQTLAEVLRSVRGPLSAAHAAVYLGFAVAGRHGAAGPGPGGWERDESSRAPAGLHPGAPAGNTGVSGGK; the protein is encoded by the coding sequence ATGGAAAACCTGGACGCCGACAAAGTCATCCTGGGTGGCACTCCGGTCGATCTGATGGATCCCGAGCCGGCCTTGGAACTCATTCTGGCCCGCGCCGGACAACGTGGCTTGCCGCCCCTCGGTGTTGCTTCCGTCAACCTGGACCATCTGCACCATTTCGGGGCCGGCGGACGCTGGGAAGGCACGCTGCATGCCGATCCGTCCAGCACGGTCGACTGGCTCTATCTCCTCGACGGTGCACCGCTGGTGTCACAATCCCAACGGCTGACCGGGCATCGCTGGCCGCGGCTGGCGGGCAGCGATCTCGCCTCGCCGCTACTGGACCGGGCCGAGCAATTGGGACTCAGGGTGGGTTTTCTTGGCGGTTCCAGCGAGAACCAGCAGCTTCTGGCCCAAAAGATCGCCGAAGAGCATCCACGCCTCCAGGTCGCGGGAATGTGGTCCCCGGACCGGGAAGAACTGGCCTCCGCCTGCGACTCGGAACGGATCGCGGCAGCCATTGCAGCCGCGGGCACGCAGATTCTCTACGTGGGCCTGGGCAAGCCAAGGCAGGAACTCTGGATCGACCACTATGCCGCCCTTACCGGCGCCGCGGTGCTGCTCGCCTTCGGCGCAGCCGTGGACTTCCTGGCCGGTAGGGTGCACCGGGCCCCCCAATGGGCCAGCGACCACGGACTGGAGTGGGGTTACCGGCTGGCCCTGGAACCCAAGCGGCTCGCCAGCCGATACCTGGTCGACGGTCCGCCGGCCTACATCAAGCTGCGCACAGCATCGTGCACGGTACCCCACGCCCGGCTGGAGTCGGCGCCGTCGGCACCTCCAGCTCCGCGCACTCCCGGCCGCTTCACCGGACCCGAAGGCGCAGCGGATGCCGCCGTCGTCGTCGTGACCTTCAACAGCGCCAAAGGCGTCGGCCCCCTGCTGGCGAGTCTTCGGGAGGAGACGGCGGATCTCACGCTGCGCGTGCTTGTGGCCGACAACTCGTCCAGCGACGGCACCCTGGCACTGGTGCGCAGCGCCCACCCGGACGTCATCGCGTTCGCAACCGGAGGCAACCTCGGATATTCCGGCGGGATCAATGCCGCCATGCGACAGGCCGGGGACAGCGCCACCGTGGTGGTGCTCAACCCCGACGTCACCGTGGAACGGGGAAGCCTGAAAACCATGATGCACCGCTTGCGTTCCTCCCGTGCCGGGGCCGTCGTTCCGCGTCTCCTGGACGAAAACGGCGCAACGAGTCCCTCCCTCTACCGCGAGCCGAGCCTGGCCAACGCGACGGGAGACGCATTGTTGGGACGGCGGTTCCCGGACCGGCCGGGCTGGCTTGCCGGGACCGACTACAACCCGGAGAGCTACGCCCACCCGCACACCGTGCACTGGGCCACCGGGGCTGCGCTGATGGTCCGCCGCAGCCTGGCCGATTCCTTGGCCTGGGACGAGTCCTACTTCCTTTATTCGGAGGAGGTCGATTTCTTCCGCGGCCTGCGGACGATGGGGGAAACTATCTGGTACGAACCGGCGGCAGCCATGACCCATGCGGGTGCCGGATCGGGCGCGTCACCAAGGCTCAACGCCTTGCTGGCCGTCAACCGTGTGAGGTACATCCGCAAGTACCATTCGTCGGCCTACGCCAAGGTCTTTCACGGTGCGGTGATCCTGTCCGAGCTGCTCAGGTGCTGGAAACCGGACCGCCGGGGAGTGCTCCGGACTGTTCTGGACGAGGGCAGCTGGACCGACCTGCCGGGCGCCACCAGGGATCCCGACCCCGCCCACTTTCCGGGCGGTTCGGTGATTATTCCGGCGCACAATGAGGCCAGTGTGATCGCCCGGACGCTCGCCCCGCTTGCTCCGCTGGCGGCGGCCGGCCAGATCGAAGTGGTTGTGGTGTGCAACGGCTGCTCGGACAACACCGCCGCGATCGCCCGCGGCTTCGCGGGCGTGACAGTGCTTGAGATCGGACGACCCTCCAAGTCAGCTGCCCTCAACGCCGGCGATGCAGCCGCCACGAAGTGGCCCAGGCTCTATCTGGATGCTGATGTGCAAATCAGCCGGCACGCAGTGCGCGATGTGTTGACGGCGCTGGAGGCCGGCGGACCTTTGGCGGCGCGCCCGGCCGTGCAATTCGACCTCCAGGACGCCCATCCGCTGATCCACTCCTATTACCGCACGCGGCTGCGCCTGCCCTCTGCGCGGAACCGGCTGTGGGCGGGCGGCGTCTACGGTTTGTCGGAGCAGGGGCGTAAGCGCTTCCAGGAATTCCCGGACCTGACAGCGGACGACCTCTTCGTCGACCGGCTTTTCGAGCCGTCGGAAAAGGCTGTGCTCGACGTCGACCCCGTTGTAATCCGTCCGCCCAGGACACCAAGGGACCAGGTGGCAGTCCTTCACCGCGTATACCGGGGTAACGCCGAACAGAACGGCGACGCCGGCCAGCACAGCACCGCCCGGCAGACACTCGCGGAGGTGCTGCGCTCTGTTCGTGGCCCGCTCTCCGCTGCCCACGCCGCGGTCTATTTGGGATTCGCTGTCGCAGGCCGGCATGGTGCCGCCGGCCCGGGTCCTGGCGGCTGGGAACGCGACGAAAGCAGCCGTGCACCCGCAGGATTGCATCCAGGGGCCCCGGCAGGTAACACGGGGGTGTCCGGCGGCAAGTAG
- a CDS encoding DegT/DnrJ/EryC1/StrS family aminotransferase encodes MTISEDRAVSHIGVMRPWLGQEEADAVVQVLSSGRMVQGPRVGQFEEAFGSAQQAPYAVAVSSGTAALHLALSVAGVEPQDDVVLPSFCSAANADAVSRLGARTVFADVEAGTGNVSRRTIEEALTPATRAVIAADQGGMPVDLEPIRELCDPLGVTVIEDASCGVGSTYQGQPVGAGAELTVWSFDSFEVLTTGEGGMLTTRNEGWASAARDLRDEGGSGEGTDHRMTDLQAAIGLVQLGRLQEAVAHRREIVASYQLALARIGGLRFIKDPDYGTSNFQSFWLEVLPSFAVARNELLERLSRDGISAGAGIAAVHREPAYRNRDTGAADLSVTERLADRLVVLPVYHELTPGEQSRVLRSVRLAAAGIPTTVRRGKWNGGFRRADAASA; translated from the coding sequence GTGACCATCAGCGAAGACCGTGCGGTTAGCCACATCGGCGTGATGAGGCCATGGCTCGGGCAGGAGGAAGCGGACGCCGTCGTGCAAGTGCTTTCTTCGGGCCGGATGGTTCAGGGGCCTCGCGTGGGGCAGTTCGAAGAGGCATTCGGCTCTGCCCAACAGGCGCCGTACGCCGTCGCAGTCTCCAGCGGAACCGCCGCGCTCCACCTGGCGCTCAGCGTGGCCGGTGTCGAACCGCAGGATGACGTCGTCCTGCCCTCGTTCTGCTCAGCAGCGAACGCCGACGCCGTCAGTCGCCTGGGCGCCCGGACGGTCTTTGCCGATGTCGAGGCGGGAACCGGCAATGTGTCCCGGAGGACCATCGAGGAGGCCCTCACGCCGGCCACCCGGGCGGTGATCGCGGCGGACCAGGGAGGGATGCCAGTTGACCTGGAACCCATCCGCGAGCTGTGTGACCCGCTCGGCGTCACGGTCATCGAGGACGCCTCCTGCGGTGTGGGCTCCACGTACCAGGGACAGCCGGTGGGAGCCGGCGCCGAATTGACCGTGTGGTCCTTCGATTCGTTTGAGGTCCTGACCACCGGCGAAGGCGGAATGCTGACCACCCGGAATGAGGGGTGGGCAAGCGCAGCCCGGGACCTTCGTGATGAGGGCGGGAGCGGTGAGGGAACCGATCACCGCATGACCGACCTGCAGGCTGCCATCGGCCTGGTCCAGCTCGGGCGGCTGCAGGAAGCCGTCGCCCATCGCCGGGAAATCGTGGCCAGCTACCAGCTGGCGCTCGCGCGGATCGGCGGGCTCCGGTTCATCAAGGACCCCGACTACGGCACCAGCAATTTTCAATCCTTCTGGCTCGAAGTGCTGCCGTCCTTCGCCGTGGCCCGCAATGAGCTTCTGGAACGGTTGTCACGCGACGGCATATCCGCCGGCGCCGGGATCGCGGCGGTCCACCGGGAGCCGGCCTACAGGAACCGGGACACCGGCGCGGCAGACCTCTCAGTCACGGAACGGCTGGCGGACCGGCTGGTCGTCCTCCCGGTTTACCACGAGCTGACTCCGGGCGAGCAGTCACGGGTACTTCGCTCCGTCCGGCTCGCTGCCGCCGGAATTCCCACCACGGTGCGGCGGGGCAAATGGAACGGCGGGTTCCGGCGGGCCGACGCCGCCAGCGCCTGA
- a CDS encoding DegT/DnrJ/EryC1/StrS family aminotransferase, with translation MTISQDQALSRINVMKPWLGIEEAEAVAEVIASGWVAQGPRVAQFEEAFAAAQQAMFAVAVSNCTTALHLALKVAGIGPGDDVVVPSFSFIATANAAGYVGARTVFCDVEEETGNVSARTIAAALTPATKAVIVVDQGGMPVDLDPVRALCDPLGITVVEDAACGAGSTYRGRPVGAGAELAAWSFHPRKILTTGEGGMLTTLNPEWAGRARRLREHAMSVSANDRHAALLAPAEEYLEAGFNFRMTDMQAAVGLVQLGRLAEAVARRREIVAGYQSALDRVGGLRLVRDPAYGTSNFQSFWVEVLPSFPLSREELLERLARDGISARRGIMAAHRQPAYAERDTGQADLSVTERLTDNTLILPVYHQLTPGEQARVLRSIRLAGGEGTRG, from the coding sequence GTGACCATTAGCCAGGATCAGGCGCTGAGCCGGATCAACGTCATGAAGCCGTGGCTTGGAATCGAAGAAGCTGAGGCCGTCGCCGAAGTGATTGCCTCCGGCTGGGTGGCCCAGGGTCCCCGCGTGGCGCAGTTCGAGGAAGCCTTCGCCGCCGCCCAACAGGCGATGTTCGCCGTTGCCGTTTCCAACTGCACCACCGCCCTGCACCTGGCGCTCAAAGTGGCGGGGATCGGTCCGGGAGACGACGTGGTGGTGCCGTCTTTCTCCTTCATTGCCACCGCGAACGCCGCCGGCTACGTGGGAGCGAGGACTGTTTTTTGCGACGTCGAAGAGGAGACCGGCAACGTGTCCGCACGGACCATTGCCGCAGCCCTGACCCCGGCCACGAAAGCTGTGATCGTGGTGGACCAGGGCGGAATGCCGGTGGACCTGGATCCCGTCCGGGCGCTGTGCGACCCCCTCGGCATCACGGTGGTCGAGGATGCGGCGTGCGGGGCGGGCTCCACCTATCGGGGCAGGCCCGTGGGGGCCGGCGCGGAGTTGGCCGCGTGGTCCTTCCACCCGCGCAAGATCCTGACCACGGGTGAGGGCGGCATGCTCACCACGCTGAACCCCGAGTGGGCGGGGCGGGCACGAAGGCTGCGGGAACACGCCATGAGTGTCTCGGCCAACGACCGCCATGCCGCCCTCCTGGCACCGGCGGAGGAGTACCTGGAAGCGGGGTTCAACTTCCGGATGACGGACATGCAGGCCGCCGTGGGGCTGGTCCAGCTGGGGCGGCTGGCGGAGGCCGTGGCCCGCCGCCGCGAAATCGTGGCGGGCTACCAGTCTGCTCTTGACCGCGTCGGAGGTCTGCGGCTGGTCCGTGATCCGGCCTACGGCACCAGCAATTTCCAGTCCTTCTGGGTGGAGGTCCTGCCGTCATTCCCCCTCAGCCGGGAGGAACTACTGGAGCGCCTGGCACGTGACGGCATCTCGGCCCGCCGCGGGATCATGGCCGCGCACCGGCAGCCCGCCTACGCGGAAAGGGATACCGGCCAGGCCGACCTCTCTGTCACCGAACGGCTGACGGACAACACCCTGATCCTGCCGGTCTACCACCAGCTGACGCCGGGCGAACAAGCCCGGGTACTGCGGTCCATCCGCCTGGCGGGCGGTGAGGGAACCCGTGGCTGA
- a CDS encoding oligosaccharide flippase family protein — MTQGSSRPGASNAFAWSLLNTLVSRVGTLGIGIVLARVLGPDSFGTFAVALVALMAVLSFNELGVSLAIVRWPGDPAKIVPTVNTISVAGSAIFCAGAVLAAPAFTAVMGDPDATDVVRVLIFSVFVNGVVASPAALLQRDFREKTRLGIDQVNVWTGAVLSVVLALAGMGAMALAVGRVAGSLVSGAMFLAASPMPYRFGLDRNQLGPLLRFGLPLAGTSIIFFAVGYTDQLTAGSMLGPAALAFYVLAFNLSNWPVSILAQPLRRVAPAAFSTLQQDKPALNAALVSVVAVLAAATLPPVMFLAGSAVPLVDLVYGREWLPAAAALSWLVVAAVSRIFSDLAYDFMVVQGRSGTVFVVQAGSLVVLVPALAAGAALNGLPGLAFAQALVSGCVLLPLCLWQLSRTGVSVRNVTAVVWVPGLFSLAVGALSLGMAGWLPAPWLELPVGAALAASTAAALLYWRRNDVRLLRKVGREARPDVGELVR, encoded by the coding sequence ATGACGCAGGGAAGCAGCCGGCCCGGGGCATCGAACGCCTTCGCGTGGAGCTTGTTGAACACCCTCGTGTCCAGGGTGGGCACGCTCGGGATCGGAATAGTCCTGGCTAGGGTGCTGGGTCCTGACTCCTTCGGCACCTTTGCCGTGGCGCTCGTGGCCCTCATGGCGGTGCTCAGCTTCAATGAACTTGGCGTTTCGTTGGCGATCGTCCGCTGGCCGGGCGACCCCGCGAAGATAGTGCCCACGGTCAACACCATTTCCGTGGCGGGCAGCGCCATTTTCTGCGCCGGTGCCGTCCTTGCGGCTCCCGCATTTACGGCCGTCATGGGGGACCCCGACGCCACTGATGTGGTTCGGGTCCTCATCTTCAGCGTTTTCGTCAACGGGGTGGTGGCATCTCCGGCGGCCCTTCTCCAGCGTGACTTCAGGGAGAAGACCCGGCTGGGAATCGACCAGGTCAACGTCTGGACGGGGGCTGTCCTGTCGGTCGTCCTGGCGCTCGCGGGAATGGGCGCCATGGCGCTGGCGGTGGGCAGGGTGGCCGGGAGCCTCGTTTCCGGTGCGATGTTCCTCGCGGCCTCGCCCATGCCCTATCGTTTCGGGCTGGACCGCAACCAGCTGGGCCCTCTGCTCCGGTTTGGGCTGCCGCTGGCCGGGACCAGCATTATCTTCTTCGCGGTCGGCTACACGGACCAGTTGACGGCAGGAAGCATGCTGGGCCCTGCGGCACTAGCTTTCTACGTCCTCGCGTTCAACCTCTCCAACTGGCCTGTCAGTATCCTGGCCCAGCCGCTTCGCAGGGTGGCACCGGCCGCCTTTTCAACACTTCAGCAGGACAAGCCAGCCTTGAACGCGGCGCTTGTCTCTGTGGTGGCGGTTCTCGCCGCGGCGACGCTGCCGCCGGTGATGTTCCTGGCCGGAAGCGCAGTGCCGCTGGTGGATCTTGTCTATGGCAGGGAATGGCTGCCGGCCGCCGCCGCACTCTCCTGGTTGGTGGTTGCCGCTGTCAGCCGGATTTTCTCGGACCTGGCCTATGACTTCATGGTGGTCCAGGGCAGGTCCGGCACAGTCTTCGTCGTCCAGGCAGGAAGCCTGGTGGTGCTGGTGCCTGCGCTGGCAGCCGGTGCTGCACTAAACGGGCTGCCCGGCCTGGCTTTTGCGCAGGCCCTGGTCTCCGGCTGCGTCCTGCTGCCCCTGTGCCTGTGGCAGCTCTCGCGCACAGGCGTCTCCGTGCGGAATGTCACCGCCGTGGTGTGGGTGCCCGGGCTGTTTTCCCTCGCCGTCGGTGCTTTGTCGCTGGGCATGGCCGGCTGGCTGCCGGCACCTTGGCTGGAGCTCCCTGTGGGCGCAGCCCTGGCTGCCTCCACCGCCGCGGCGCTGCTGTACTGGCGCAGGAATGATGTCAGGCTGCTGAGGAAAGTCGGCCGTGAGGCACGGCCGGACGTTGGCGAGCTGGTCCGATGA